The Vicia villosa cultivar HV-30 ecotype Madison, WI linkage group LG1, Vvil1.0, whole genome shotgun sequence genome includes a region encoding these proteins:
- the LOC131636052 gene encoding FKBP12-interacting protein of 37 kDa-like isoform X2 gives MSSPAHFDDEFDFGGGFSGTRPDTIGNKRSSPDFEDGDFDNDPLGKKSKSKAEEEAASGVTTGMILSLRESLQNCKDTLDSCMNELEAAQSEIQKWRSSFQNELFIPAGTTPVPKLVINYLQALKASEESLGDQLEKAKKKEAAFIVTYAKREQEIAELKSAVRDLKAQLKPASMQARRFLLDPAVHEEFTRLKNLVAEKDKRVKELQDNIAAVNFTSQSKMGRLLMAKCRTLQEENEEIGHQASEGKMHELAMKLSLQKDQNSELRNQFEGLQKHMDGLTNDVERSNEMVFMLKNKLDEKDQEIQRLKDELQQKGSAKNGRTKDVSNARD, from the exons ATGTCTTCCCCTGCACATTTCGACGAC GAATTTGATTTTGGAGGCGGATTTAGCGGCACACGACCAG ATACTATCGGTAATAAGAGGTCATCTCCTGATTTTGAGGATGGAGATTTCGATAATGATCCTTTGGGAAAGAAG TCGAAATCGAAAGCCGAAGAAGAAGCTGCTTCTGGCGTCACAACTGGAATGATTTTATCTCTTCGCGAGAG CCTTCAGAATTGTAAGGACACACTTGACTCGTGCATG AATGAACTCGAGGCTGCACAATCCGAGATTCAAAAATGGCGTTCTTCATTTCAAAATGAACTATTCATACCTGCTGGGACTACACCGG TACCCAAATTGGTGATTAATTATCTCCAAGcactgaaagcatcagaagagtCCTTAGGCGATCAG CTTGAAAAGGCAAAGAAAAAGGAGGCTGCATTCATTGTGACATATGCTAAACGTGAGCAAGAGATAGCAGAGCTGAAG TCTGCTGTACGGGACCTCAAAGCTCAACTCAAACCAGCATCAATGCAG GCAAGGAGGTTCTTACTAGACCCGGCAGTTCATGAAGAGTTCACGCGGTTAAAG AATTTAGTTGCGGAAAAGGACAAAAGAGTAAAAGAGTTGCAAGATAACATTGCTGCTGTAAACTTTACTTCCCAAAGCAAGATGGGAAGGTTGCTAATGGCTAAATGTAGAACTCTGCAGGAGGAAAATGAAGAGATTGGGCATCAAGCTTCCGAGGGCAAG ATGCATGAATTAGCAATGAAACTTTCGTTGCAGAAAGACCAAAATTCCGAGCTCAGAAATCAATTTGAAG GGTTGCAGAAGCATATGGATGGATTGACCAATGACGTGGAAAGATCCAATGAAATG GTTTTCATGTTGAAAAATAAATTAGATGAGAAGGATCAGGAGATCCAAAGACTGAAAGATGAGTTGCAACAAAAAGGCTCAGCAAAGAATGGGAGAACAAAAGATGTATCTAATGCCAGAGATTGA
- the LOC131636052 gene encoding FKBP12-interacting protein of 37 kDa-like isoform X1 yields MSSPAHFDDQEFDFGGGFSGTRPDTIGNKRSSPDFEDGDFDNDPLGKKSKSKAEEEAASGVTTGMILSLRESLQNCKDTLDSCMNELEAAQSEIQKWRSSFQNELFIPAGTTPVPKLVINYLQALKASEESLGDQLEKAKKKEAAFIVTYAKREQEIAELKSAVRDLKAQLKPASMQARRFLLDPAVHEEFTRLKNLVAEKDKRVKELQDNIAAVNFTSQSKMGRLLMAKCRTLQEENEEIGHQASEGKMHELAMKLSLQKDQNSELRNQFEGLQKHMDGLTNDVERSNEMVFMLKNKLDEKDQEIQRLKDELQQKGSAKNGRTKDVSNARD; encoded by the exons ATGTCTTCCCCTGCACATTTCGACGAC CAGGAATTTGATTTTGGAGGCGGATTTAGCGGCACACGACCAG ATACTATCGGTAATAAGAGGTCATCTCCTGATTTTGAGGATGGAGATTTCGATAATGATCCTTTGGGAAAGAAG TCGAAATCGAAAGCCGAAGAAGAAGCTGCTTCTGGCGTCACAACTGGAATGATTTTATCTCTTCGCGAGAG CCTTCAGAATTGTAAGGACACACTTGACTCGTGCATG AATGAACTCGAGGCTGCACAATCCGAGATTCAAAAATGGCGTTCTTCATTTCAAAATGAACTATTCATACCTGCTGGGACTACACCGG TACCCAAATTGGTGATTAATTATCTCCAAGcactgaaagcatcagaagagtCCTTAGGCGATCAG CTTGAAAAGGCAAAGAAAAAGGAGGCTGCATTCATTGTGACATATGCTAAACGTGAGCAAGAGATAGCAGAGCTGAAG TCTGCTGTACGGGACCTCAAAGCTCAACTCAAACCAGCATCAATGCAG GCAAGGAGGTTCTTACTAGACCCGGCAGTTCATGAAGAGTTCACGCGGTTAAAG AATTTAGTTGCGGAAAAGGACAAAAGAGTAAAAGAGTTGCAAGATAACATTGCTGCTGTAAACTTTACTTCCCAAAGCAAGATGGGAAGGTTGCTAATGGCTAAATGTAGAACTCTGCAGGAGGAAAATGAAGAGATTGGGCATCAAGCTTCCGAGGGCAAG ATGCATGAATTAGCAATGAAACTTTCGTTGCAGAAAGACCAAAATTCCGAGCTCAGAAATCAATTTGAAG GGTTGCAGAAGCATATGGATGGATTGACCAATGACGTGGAAAGATCCAATGAAATG GTTTTCATGTTGAAAAATAAATTAGATGAGAAGGATCAGGAGATCCAAAGACTGAAAGATGAGTTGCAACAAAAAGGCTCAGCAAAGAATGGGAGAACAAAAGATGTATCTAATGCCAGAGATTGA
- the LOC131624437 gene encoding F-box/kelch-repeat protein At3g06240-like, translated as MDSRVSNCKQGSFMDAGTNEKVKLPKELHIHDDIAFSILSKLSIKSLKRFECVCKSWSLLIENPNFMISYRKVFLTKEHPDCDHTSLLLHGKVTPLEVPYQDGKFELFSISGDRFEKKVKLEWPRVKYDPSKSLYTVFEHVFGYVPNFNILGSGSVNGILCLLPASLLNNVVLWNPSINEFKVIPPPPSFVNEKRFSHIHRGFGYDRLTDDYKVICHSHIFGMKDVWEIYSLRTKSWRMLDLSMHHKFTNGGQLYLDGLSHWMCEYETRDGIYLMLSFDWSNEVFIQTHEPLDIDDNFVPLVRRHLVLLNGSIALISNFTEEGTFQISVLGEVSVTESWTKMFIVGHVPFPVYLVGAVRNGDMVFRIKDGRLILFNLTTQTIEELGIKSKGICKILIHRENLIPFEGTSI; from the coding sequence ATGGATTCTAGGGTTTCGAATTGCAAGCAAGGTTCGTTCATGGATGCAGGGACGAATGAAAAGGTAAAGTTACCAAAAGAATTACACATACACGATGATATTGCATTTTCCATTCTATCAAAGTTATCCATTAAATCTCTGAAGCGATTTGAATGTGTTTGCAAATCATGGTCCCTCTTGATTGAAAATCCTAATTTCATGATTTCGTACCGCAAAGTTTTCTTAACAAAGGAACACCCTGATTGTGATCATACATCTCTTCTTCTACATGGAAAGGTCACTCCTTTAGAAGTTCCATATCAAGATGGAAAATTTGAGTTGTTTTCTATTTCTGGCGATAGGTTTGAGAAAAAGGTCAAATTAGAGTGGCCAAGGGTCAAGTATGATCCGTCAAAATCTTTATATACTGTTTTTGAACATGTGTTTGGTTATGTtcctaattttaatattttaggtTCAGGTAGTGTTAATGGGATCCTCTGTCTTCTCCCGGCATCCCTACTGAATAATGTCGTTCTGTGGAATCCATCTATTAATGAGTTTAAGGTCATTCCGCCTCCACCTAGTTTTGTTAATGAAAAACGTTTTTCTCATATTCATCGTGGATTTGGTTATGACCGTCTCACAGACGACTATAAAGTGATATGTCATAGTCATATATTTGGTATGAAAGATGTTTGGGAGATATATAGTCTAAGAACTAAGTCTTGGAGAATGCTCGATCTCAGTATGCATCACAAGTTTACGAACGGAGGACAATTGTACTTGGATGGACTCTCCCATTGGATGTGCGAATATGAAACACGTGACGGAATATATCTGATGTTGTCATTTGACTGGAGCAATGAAGTTTTCATTCAGACACACGAACCCTTAGACATAGATGACAACTTTGTGCCATTAGTAAGGAGACACTTGGTGCTATTGAATGGGTCTATTGCTTTGATCTCAAATTTCACTGAGGAGGGTACATTTCAGATTTCAGTTTTGGGTGAAGTTAGTGTTACGGAATCATGGACTAAAATGTTTATTGTAGGACACGTCCCTTTCCCTGTGTATCTCGTCGGAGCAGTAAGGAACGGTGATATGGTGTTCAGAATAAAAGACGGTCGTCTGATTTTGTTCAATTTAACGACCCAAACGATTGAGGAACTTGGTATTAAATCAAAGGGAATTTGTAAGATACTAATTCATAGAGAAAACCTTATTCCGTTTGAAGGAACgagtatttaa